The following are encoded in a window of Lynx canadensis isolate LIC74 chromosome B1, mLynCan4.pri.v2, whole genome shotgun sequence genomic DNA:
- the BAG4 gene encoding BAG family molecular chaperone regulator 4: MSALRRSGYGPSDGPSYGRYYGPGGGDVPMHPPPPLYPPRPEPPQPPISWRVRGGGPAETTWPGEGGGGDGYYASAGAWSETGRAGGSHQDQPPYPSYNSNYWNSARPRAPYPSTYPVRPEMQGQSLNSYTNGAYGPPYPPGPGANTASYSGAYYTPGYTQTSYSPEVPSTYRSPGNSPAPVSRWLYPQQDCQTEAPSLRGQVPGYPASQNPGMTLPHYPYGDGNRSVPQPGPTVRQQEDSWASPGAYGMGTRYPWPSAAPSAPPGNLYMSESTSSWPSSNSPQSPHSPPPQQPKDSSYTYSQSDQGMNRHNFPCNVHQYESSGTMNNDNSDLLDSQVQYSAEPQLYGNATNEHPSNQDQSDNLPEECLSSDEGTPPSIKKIIHVLEKVQYLEQEVEEFVGKKTDKAYWLLEEMLTKELLELDSVETGGQDSVRQARKEAVCKIQAILEKLEKKGL, from the exons CGCTACTACGGGCCAGGGGGTGGAGATGTGCCCATGCACCCACCTCCGCCCTTGTATCCTCCTCGCCCTGAACCTCCCCAGCCTCCCATTTCCTGGCGGGTACGCGGGGGCGGCCCGGCTGAGACCACCTGGCCGGGAGAAGGCGGAGGAGGCGATGGCTACTATGCCTCTGCAGGCGCCTGGTCAGAGACAGGTCGAGCTGGAGGAAGCCACCAG gaCCAGCCACCATATCCTAGCTACAATTCTAACTATTGGAATTCTGCACGACCTAGGGCTCCATACCCAAGTACATATCCTGTAAGACCGGAAATGCAAGGCCAG agtttGAATTCTTATACAAATGGAGCATATGGTCCACCATACCCTCCTGGCCCTGGGGCGAATACTGCATCCTACTCTGGGGCTTATTACACACCTGGATATACTCAGACCAGTTACTCCCCAGAGGTTCCAAGCACTTACCGTTCacctggcaacagcccagcccCAGTCTCTCGTTGGCTGTATCCTCAGCAGGACTGCCAGACTGAAGCACCCTCTCTTCGGGGGCAGGTTCCAGGATATCCTGCTTCACAG AACCCTGGAATGACCCTGCCCCATTATCCTTATGGGGATGGTAATCGTAGTGTTCCACAACCAGGACCAACTGTACGACAACAGGAGGACTCATGGGCTTCTCCTGGTGCTTATGGAATGGGAACCCGTTACCCCTGGCCTTCAGCTGCGCCCTCAGCACCACCTGGGAATCTCTACATGAGTGAGAGTACTTCATCATGGCCCAGCAGCAACTCTCCTCAGTCCCCTCACTCACCACCACCCCAGCAGCCCAAG GACTCCTCCTACACCTATAGCCAATCAGATCAAGGCATGAACCGGCACAACTTTCCTTGCAATGTCCATCAGTACGAGTCCTCGGGAACAATGAACAATGATAATTCAGATCTTTTGGATTCCCAAGTCCAGTACAGTGCTGAGCCTCAGCTTTATGGTAATGCCACCAATGAACACCCCAGCAATCAAGATCAAAGTGATAATCTTCCTGAAGAGTGTCTATCTTCAGATGAAGGTACTCCcccaagtattaaaaaaatcatacatgtgCTGGAGAAGGTCCAGTATCTTGAGCAAGAAGTAGAAGAATTCGtaggaaaaaagacagacaaagcatACTGGCTTCTGGAAGAAATGCTAACTAAGGAACTTTTGGAACTGGATTCAGTTGAGACTGGGGGCCAGGACTCTGTCCGGCAGGCCAGGAAAGAGGCTGTTTGTAAAATCCAGGCCATActggaaaaattggaaaaaaaaggattatga